A stretch of Lactiplantibacillus brownii DNA encodes these proteins:
- a CDS encoding WxL domain-containing protein yields the protein MKRLITRLVLVSLAILVAPTTVKAADTTSPDQPLATGKTTAKIQFDASDTTSLKPMNPNNPNTAVTDPVLGQGTVTNVKSGASFVYVTENMTFGKTANLIDMFQAQKYPAEVTLNESKLTKAVSDDWKTNFIVEVADGRGANANWQLRVSGSPLSTGNTSVDGAKIEWPSAVIHRSGEAPEQALQAGNATTIQLDQSSNTILSFTGKEAAGVTTAQFAPKDIMLDVPANRAQPGTYSTDLNWTLADTPA from the coding sequence ATGAAAAGATTAATCACACGTTTAGTTTTAGTTAGTTTGGCCATATTGGTGGCCCCGACTACGGTTAAAGCTGCCGATACTACTAGCCCAGATCAACCACTGGCAACCGGTAAAACGACTGCCAAGATTCAGTTTGATGCTAGTGACACGACCAGCCTAAAACCAATGAATCCTAATAATCCTAATACGGCGGTGACCGATCCAGTCTTGGGTCAAGGAACAGTTACGAATGTGAAGTCTGGGGCGTCATTTGTTTATGTGACCGAAAACATGACCTTCGGGAAAACGGCAAATTTAATTGATATGTTTCAGGCACAAAAATACCCAGCAGAAGTGACCTTGAACGAGTCCAAATTGACTAAGGCGGTATCAGATGACTGGAAAACGAATTTTATCGTTGAGGTTGCGGATGGCCGCGGTGCTAATGCCAATTGGCAATTGCGGGTTTCAGGATCGCCACTCTCAACGGGAAATACGAGCGTCGATGGGGCAAAAATCGAGTGGCCCAGTGCCGTGATTCATCGTAGTGGTGAGGCGCCCGAACAAGCACTACAGGCGGGAAATGCGACGACCATTCAGTTAGATCAGTCGTCTAATACGATTTTGTCATTTACCGGGAAAGAAGCTGCTGGGGTAACGACTGCACAGTTTGCACCTAAGGATATTATGTTAGACGTTCCAGCTAATCGTGCACAACCAGGGACATACAGCACGGATCTTAACTGGACTTTGGCCGACACACCCGCGTAA
- a CDS encoding DUF916 and DUF3324 domain-containing protein, which produces MLMKIRFWGIVRVMLGLLVGLSLAQVSRAATTGPSNNIGFSVSAQLPKNQVNTAHTYFDLQLSSGQSQTLKAVIYNVTNRDIQVKTGIHTAYTNGNGVIEYVKPTTVFDPSLKLQIGQLTRVQGKSVVTVPANGTKVVTAQVKIPKTAFQGTMLGGWYFEKLTEKVTSEVKGSMNVRNQYSYVIGMKYSLGKTPKPALKLGQVEPKVVNEHQAIVADLRNVSATINQNLSLTTTITSKATGDVVKTVKKASVQLAPNTVYHYPLLTGTSALKSGHYQLKMIVKGQSQRWVLEKDFTITASAAKKLAHQSVENKGLNSIWLVVAGAVGMLVIGGLLAGLVFFLRKRRRDE; this is translated from the coding sequence ATGTTGATGAAAATACGATTTTGGGGAATCGTCAGGGTCATGTTAGGACTGTTAGTGGGCTTGTCTTTAGCACAAGTGAGTCGCGCGGCAACCACTGGACCCAGTAATAATATTGGTTTCAGTGTGTCAGCGCAATTACCGAAAAATCAGGTTAATACAGCGCACACTTATTTTGATTTGCAATTATCTTCTGGTCAGAGCCAAACATTAAAAGCTGTTATTTATAATGTGACTAATCGTGATATTCAGGTCAAAACGGGCATTCATACGGCCTACACTAATGGCAATGGTGTTATCGAATATGTGAAACCAACGACGGTTTTTGATCCTTCGTTAAAACTTCAGATTGGTCAATTGACGCGAGTTCAAGGGAAATCAGTGGTGACAGTACCGGCAAATGGGACTAAAGTCGTCACAGCACAGGTCAAGATTCCGAAAACGGCTTTCCAGGGCACGATGTTAGGCGGTTGGTATTTCGAAAAACTCACTGAGAAAGTCACCAGTGAGGTCAAAGGGTCAATGAACGTTCGTAACCAGTATTCTTATGTCATTGGGATGAAATATTCGCTTGGCAAGACACCCAAACCAGCACTCAAACTGGGACAAGTTGAACCCAAAGTGGTTAATGAACACCAAGCCATCGTCGCTGATTTGCGGAATGTTTCAGCGACAATCAATCAAAACTTGAGCTTGACGACAACCATCACTAGTAAGGCCACTGGCGACGTGGTGAAAACTGTCAAAAAAGCGTCGGTACAATTAGCCCCGAACACGGTGTATCACTATCCTCTTTTAACGGGAACGTCGGCGTTAAAATCCGGTCATTATCAGTTGAAAATGATTGTTAAGGGCCAGTCACAGCGCTGGGTGCTTGAAAAAGACTTTACCATTACTGCGTCTGCTGCTAAAAAGCTGGCTCACCAATCCGTTGAAAATAAGGGGCTCAATTCCATCTGGCTAGTAGTTGCGGGAGCGGTGGGGATGCTGGTGATCGGTGGATTACTGGCTGGATTGGTCTTCTTTTTAAGGAAACGGCGACGAGATGAGTAA
- a CDS encoding MFS transporter, with protein MAKQNVVLKYYLYSIFTQLRFTRIVNVIFLVQFLKFSLVQFAFLQSLFLFSQFAAEIPSGILGDLFKKKSIVMTGLLILTISPLMLFSILLLTKTTGFIFLLISFIAEGVGNALLSGADDALFYEAIRDEGKEKQYGKIRGKMQLFTAIATGLATFLGGYFYSIQLFLPYLMQSLMLVLGLIVLLTIKNTNNPSQDNKEIDSSPSLMSILTVFKEMLNASNVFFMFIFTTLIVAMVNAVFSLLPAYVSKLGFSSAANGIIFMIFSFIGGIVATQAYRFSKLSYKKLILMISNLLVIGCLFQIQTNHYLFLLGIGMLYITVDILDPIVMEMLNLWVKDESRATFISGLSFSISLATMIVNPIIGFITQKFGTVYMLVQISIITILLVIMSYYLILKSKKRNS; from the coding sequence ATGGCCAAACAAAATGTGGTACTAAAGTACTACCTTTATTCAATATTCACACAACTTCGCTTTACACGAATTGTTAATGTTATTTTTTTAGTGCAATTTTTAAAATTTAGTCTTGTTCAGTTTGCTTTTCTGCAATCATTGTTTCTTTTTTCTCAGTTTGCTGCGGAAATTCCAAGCGGTATTCTTGGCGATCTGTTCAAAAAGAAAAGCATCGTGATGACCGGTTTATTAATCCTCACGATTTCCCCATTGATGCTATTTTCAATCTTGTTATTAACAAAGACTACCGGTTTTATTTTTTTATTGATTTCATTTATTGCGGAAGGTGTTGGCAACGCACTATTAAGCGGCGCTGACGATGCCCTTTTTTATGAAGCGATTCGCGATGAGGGCAAAGAAAAGCAGTATGGCAAAATAAGAGGGAAAATGCAATTATTTACAGCGATTGCAACGGGACTGGCAACTTTCTTAGGCGGCTACTTTTATAGCATCCAACTATTTTTGCCCTATCTGATGCAATCACTAATGTTGGTTTTAGGTTTAATCGTCCTATTGACGATTAAAAACACCAATAACCCTTCCCAAGATAATAAAGAAATCGACTCTAGTCCCAGTCTTATGAGTATCCTAACCGTTTTTAAAGAGATGTTAAATGCTTCAAACGTCTTCTTTATGTTTATTTTTACGACATTAATTGTGGCGATGGTCAATGCTGTTTTTTCATTGCTACCCGCTTATGTGTCAAAATTAGGATTTTCATCCGCTGCTAATGGAATTATCTTTATGATTTTCAGTTTTATTGGCGGAATTGTAGCAACACAGGCTTATCGATTCTCAAAGCTTAGTTATAAAAAACTCATACTGATGATTTCAAACCTGCTGGTTATTGGCTGCCTTTTTCAAATTCAAACGAATCATTACCTTTTCTTACTTGGGATTGGGATGCTATATATTACAGTGGATATTTTAGATCCAATCGTTATGGAAATGTTAAATCTATGGGTTAAGGACGAGTCTAGAGCCACTTTTATTTCAGGCCTTTCCTTTTCCATTAGTTTGGCAACCATGATCGTAAATCCAATTATTGGTTTTATTACTCAAAAGTTCGGCACGGTTTATATGCTCGTACAAATTTCAATCATCACAATATTACTAGTGATCATGTCTTACTATTTAATCTTAAAATCCAAAAAACGCAATTCATAA
- a CDS encoding C69 family dipeptidase, whose amino-acid sequence MNEQACTTILVGKKASVDGSTMIARNDDTFMPITPQKFIVHPAVHGRNETLTSGKNGFTAPLPADGYRYQGVPNIEVAEKGVFEENGFNEKNVGISSTESVYGNEHTLTFDPFIKNGLAEDSLPTMVIPFINSAKEGVQYLGQLIAKYGSPEGNGVLFNDKNDVWYMEIVTGHHWVAQRIPDDAYAVAANQVAIQWIDFDDSDNFMWSDGIREFVDEHHLNPDKEGFNFRHIFGTDNEKDRHYNTPRVWYGQHYFNPEIEQDPQSSELPFICHAAKKISVADVEYVLGSHYNETKYDPFTDSPEGKKFRPIAMNRTQNSHVMQIRNDVPEDQSAIMWMTFGMPAFAPYLPFHANVSETDASFANTPLTYDRKSAYWLYRTVSMIVESHYADFVQEDIDYLKECRMALGQFVAETDAKAAKLSGEELTKFLTAQDKVMVADMRDKAEDLIGRLITKGLTLSKLTYNVDINL is encoded by the coding sequence ATGAACGAACAAGCTTGTACAACCATTTTAGTAGGAAAAAAAGCCAGTGTTGATGGCTCTACAATGATTGCCCGGAACGATGATACTTTTATGCCCATTACACCACAAAAGTTTATTGTCCATCCAGCGGTCCACGGTCGTAACGAAACGTTAACTTCTGGTAAGAACGGCTTTACAGCGCCACTACCAGCTGATGGTTACCGCTACCAAGGGGTGCCTAACATCGAAGTTGCTGAAAAGGGTGTCTTTGAAGAAAATGGTTTTAATGAAAAAAACGTCGGCATTTCCTCAACTGAAAGTGTCTACGGTAACGAACATACGCTAACTTTCGATCCATTTATCAAAAATGGGTTGGCTGAGGATTCACTACCAACGATGGTTATTCCATTTATCAATTCCGCTAAAGAAGGGGTGCAATATTTAGGCCAATTGATTGCTAAATATGGCTCGCCTGAAGGTAACGGAGTCTTGTTCAATGATAAGAATGATGTTTGGTACATGGAAATTGTGACTGGTCATCACTGGGTTGCACAACGGATTCCAGACGATGCTTACGCGGTCGCTGCAAACCAAGTGGCTATCCAATGGATCGATTTTGATGATTCGGACAACTTCATGTGGTCAGATGGCATTCGCGAATTTGTTGACGAACATCATTTGAATCCTGACAAGGAAGGCTTTAACTTCCGGCATATCTTCGGGACTGACAATGAAAAAGATCGTCACTACAATACGCCACGTGTTTGGTACGGTCAACATTACTTCAATCCAGAAATCGAACAAGATCCACAATCAAGTGAATTACCATTCATTTGCCATGCCGCAAAGAAGATTTCAGTTGCGGATGTGGAATATGTTTTAGGCTCACATTACAATGAAACGAAGTACGATCCATTCACTGATTCACCAGAAGGTAAAAAATTCCGGCCAATCGCGATGAATCGGACGCAGAATTCACACGTGATGCAAATTCGGAATGATGTTCCAGAAGATCAAAGTGCCATTATGTGGATGACTTTCGGGATGCCAGCCTTTGCACCATATTTGCCATTCCATGCGAATGTTTCTGAAACTGATGCTAGTTTTGCAAATACGCCATTAACGTATGACCGGAAGAGTGCTTACTGGTTATATCGGACGGTCTCAATGATTGTGGAATCGCATTATGCGGACTTTGTGCAAGAAGACATTGATTACTTGAAGGAATGTCGGATGGCATTAGGCCAATTCGTTGCCGAAACGGATGCTAAAGCGGCCAAATTATCTGGTGAAGAATTAACCAAATTCTTGACGGCTCAAGATAAGGTAATGGTTGCCGACATGCGTGATAAAGCCGAAGACTTAATTGGTCGTTTGATTACTAAAGGGTTAACTTTATCGAAATTGACTTACAATGTCGATATCAATCTTTAA
- a CDS encoding PadR family transcriptional regulator, with product MYELFVLGQLMDRPMTGYQLRKALVGVVGQELTISFGALYPLLDKLAGAGDLTLDFKTTTSKRPQKVATLTASGRQHFWALVLAPVALNKQTQLTFQIKLNFLHLLTRDQQLSVLTDFQAFAQGQLTRLATQKSHLQHNAHMLAADIADALLATSLQEQRAQVQFDWITALIQAKRAKEL from the coding sequence ATGTATGAATTATTTGTTTTAGGTCAGTTGATGGATCGACCAATGACCGGCTACCAGTTGCGCAAAGCGTTGGTAGGGGTGGTTGGGCAAGAGTTGACGATTAGTTTCGGGGCACTCTATCCCTTGCTAGATAAACTGGCAGGTGCCGGGGACTTAACGTTAGATTTCAAAACGACCACGAGTAAACGACCCCAGAAAGTCGCAACGCTCACTGCTAGTGGTCGGCAACACTTTTGGGCACTAGTGCTCGCGCCCGTTGCGCTGAATAAGCAGACTCAACTGACGTTCCAGATTAAGTTGAATTTTTTACATTTGTTGACACGTGACCAGCAACTTAGCGTGTTGACTGATTTTCAAGCGTTTGCGCAAGGTCAACTAACACGATTAGCCACGCAAAAATCGCATTTGCAGCATAACGCCCATATGTTGGCGGCGGATATTGCGGATGCCTTGTTAGCAACGTCACTCCAAGAACAACGTGCGCAGGTCCAATTTGATTGGATCACTGCGCTAATTCAAGCAAAGAGGGCAAAAGAATTATGA
- a CDS encoding MFS transporter, whose protein sequence is MKVTSFAADPQIQKRRWWILIAVCLFTFMSTLDGSIVNIALPVMSKSLSIPMNQAEWVVSIYLIIICALLLLFGKLGDSHGKIRIFKIGSVLFTIGSLLCGFNSGLGMLLAARSIQAVGAAMTMSANNGIITEVFPFQERGRALGMIGSFVALGSIAGPGIGGLILAHLSWGYIFWMNVPVGILAIILGQVILPKDITMSKQPIDKPGAILFAVMMVSLFAGVFIGQQIGFTKPIILGAFAIALVATVVFVRVELHHDNPILALQLFKNSRFSISILCAFLIFVANFFFNVISPFYLENARGLAANYAGYALMTFPIVQVIVAPIAGAISDKIGPELLTFIGLVLISLSQIGYMFADLTTPLWFFMFFIGLVGFGNGVFQAPNNSIVMSSVEVKDLGVAGGINALARELGMIIGISVATTVLYDAMSKSAGYKVTSYLPAHPEIFIDGMRVAFMVSLVICLVATGITGVRLLRRRQQA, encoded by the coding sequence ATGAAAGTAACATCATTTGCGGCTGATCCGCAAATTCAAAAACGGCGTTGGTGGATTTTGATTGCCGTTTGTCTATTTACGTTTATGTCGACCTTGGATGGCAGTATCGTCAACATTGCCTTGCCCGTGATGAGCAAATCGTTGTCGATTCCCATGAACCAAGCCGAATGGGTCGTTTCAATTTATTTGATTATTATTTGTGCGCTATTGTTATTATTCGGTAAATTAGGCGATTCACACGGCAAGATTCGGATCTTTAAGATTGGGTCCGTCCTATTCACGATTGGCTCATTATTGTGCGGATTTAACTCTGGTCTAGGCATGTTACTAGCGGCTCGGAGTATCCAAGCAGTGGGCGCAGCGATGACGATGAGTGCCAATAATGGGATTATTACCGAAGTCTTTCCGTTCCAGGAACGTGGTCGCGCGTTAGGGATGATTGGTTCATTCGTGGCCCTCGGTAGTATCGCCGGTCCTGGGATTGGTGGGCTGATCCTGGCCCATTTGAGCTGGGGGTATATTTTCTGGATGAACGTCCCAGTAGGAATTTTAGCTATTATTTTAGGGCAAGTGATCTTGCCAAAAGATATTACGATGAGTAAGCAGCCGATTGATAAACCAGGCGCCATATTGTTCGCGGTTATGATGGTCAGCTTGTTTGCAGGCGTCTTTATTGGGCAACAAATTGGCTTCACTAAACCGATTATCTTAGGGGCTTTTGCGATTGCGTTAGTGGCGACCGTCGTCTTTGTACGCGTCGAACTGCATCATGATAATCCTATTTTAGCGTTACAACTCTTCAAGAATTCACGCTTCTCGATTAGTATTCTCTGTGCCTTTCTGATTTTTGTAGCGAACTTCTTCTTTAATGTGATTTCACCATTTTATTTGGAAAATGCCCGCGGATTGGCCGCTAACTACGCTGGCTACGCCTTAATGACCTTCCCAATTGTGCAAGTGATCGTGGCACCAATTGCTGGGGCGATCTCCGATAAAATTGGCCCAGAATTATTGACGTTCATTGGGTTAGTGTTGATTTCATTAAGTCAGATTGGCTATATGTTTGCGGACCTGACTACCCCGTTATGGTTCTTCATGTTCTTTATCGGGTTAGTCGGCTTCGGTAACGGGGTCTTCCAAGCGCCGAACAACTCAATCGTGATGAGTTCGGTTGAAGTGAAAGACCTTGGAGTTGCCGGTGGAATCAATGCCTTAGCACGTGAGCTCGGCATGATCATCGGGATTTCCGTGGCAACGACGGTGCTATACGATGCCATGAGCAAGTCGGCTGGTTATAAAGTCACGTCATACTTGCCAGCTCATCCTGAAATCTTTATCGACGGGATGCGCGTGGCGTTCATGGTGTCATTGGTCATCTGTTTGGTTGCAACGGGAATCACTGGCGTTCGGCTATTACGGCGTCGACAACAAGCTTAA